One window of Ailuropoda melanoleuca isolate Jingjing chromosome 3, ASM200744v2, whole genome shotgun sequence genomic DNA carries:
- the MGAT1 gene encoding alpha-1,3-mannosyl-glycoprotein 2-beta-N-acetylglucosaminyltransferase translates to MLKKQSAGLVLWGAILFVAWNALLLLFFWTRPSPGRLPSESALDDDPAVLTREVIRLAEDAEVELERQRGLLQQIREHHARWSQRWRAPTATVPAPPRAPASSAPAVIPILVIACDRSTVRRCLDKLLHYRPSAEHFPIIVSQDCGHEETAQVIASYGSAVTHIRQPDLSSIAVPPDHRKFQGYYKIARHYRWALGQVFHRFKFPAAVVVEDDLEVAPDFFEYFQATYPLLRADPSLWCVSAWNDNGKEQMVDSSKPELLYRTDFFPGLGWLLLAELWAELEPKWPRAFWDDWMRRPEQRQGRACVRPEISRTMTFGRKGVSHGQFFDQHLKFIKLNQHFVPFTQLDLSYLRQETYDRDFLARVYGAPLLQVEKVRTSERNELGEVRVQYTGRDSFKAFAKALGVMDDLKSGVPRAGYRGIVSFLFRGRRVHLAPPQTWDGYDPSWN, encoded by the coding sequence ATGCTGAAGAAGCAGTCTGCAGGGCTTGTGCTGTGGGGCGCCATCCTCTTCGTGGCCTGGAACGCCCTGCTGCTGCTCTTCTTCTGGACGCGCCCGTCGCCCGGCAGGCTGCCGTCGGAAAGCGCCTTGGATGACGACCCTGCCGTCCTCACCCGCGAGGTGATCCGCTTGGCGGAGGACGCGGAGGTGGAGCTGGAGCGGCAGAGGGGGCTGCTGCAGCAGATCCGGGAGCATCATGCCCGCTGGAGCCAGCGCTGGAGGGCGCCCACTGCCACCGTGCCTGCCCCGCCGCGCGCGCCCGCGTCCTCCGCGCCGGCCGTGATCCCCATCCTGGTGATCGCGTGTGACCGCAGCACGGTGCGGCGCTGCTTGGACAAGCTGCTGCACTACCGGCCGTCGGCCGAGCACTTCCCGATCATCGTCAGCCAGGACTGCGGCCACGAGGAGACTGCGCAGGTCATCGCGTCGTACGGCAGCGCCGTCACGCACATCCGGCAGCCGGACCTGAGCAGCATCGCCGTGCCCCCCGACCACCGCAAGTTCCAGGGCTACTACAAGATAGCGCGCCACTACCGCTGGGCGCTGGGCCAGGTCTTCCACCGCTTCAAGTTCCCGGCCGCTGTGGTGGTGGAGGACGACCTGGAAGTGGCGCCGGACTTCTTCGAGTACTTTCAGGCCACGTACCCGCTGCTGCGGGCCGACCCCTCCCTCTGGTGCGTGTCCGCCTGGAACGACAACGGCAAGGAGCAGATGGTGGACTCGAGCAAGCCCGAGCTGCTCTACCGTACGGACTTCTTCCCGGGCCTGGGCTGGCTGCTGCTGGCCGAGCTCTGGGCCGAGCTGGAGCCCAAGTGGCCCAGGGCCTTCTGGGACGACTGGATGCGCAGGCCCGAGCAGCGGCAGGGCCGGGCCTGCGTGCGGCCCGAGATCTCCAGAACCATGACCTTTGGCCGCAAGGGTGTGAGCCACGGGCAGTTCTTTGACCAGCACCTCAAGTTCATCAAGCTGAACCAGCACTTCGTGCCCTTCACCCAGCTGGACCTGTCCTACCTCCGGCAGGAGACCTATGATAGAGATTTCCTCGCCCGTGTCTACGGCGCTCCCCTGCTGCAGGTGGAGAAAGTGAGGACCAGTGAGCGGAACGAGCTGGGGGAGGTGCGGGTGCAGTACACCGGCAGGGACAGCTTCAAGGCCTTTGCCAAAGCCCTGGGAGTCATGGACGACCTCAAGTCCGGAGTCCCCAGGGCCGGCTACCGGGGCATCGTCAGCTTCCTGTTCCGGGGCCGCCGCGTCCACCTGGCCCCTCCGCAGACCTGGGATGGCTATGATCCTAGCTGGAATTAG